A single genomic interval of Agromyces cerinus harbors:
- a CDS encoding APC family permease, with product MSGPELAAQAIANIAPSAVIAFTAAGIFIGAGNGTMLSFVLATIVILAVGYCVAVFAKKHASAGSLYTYVAKGLGPFGAYLAGVALLIGCWGIAAGSLGGSVSYFNQFLLLIGVPFEGVFAQITLAIVLGGLATLFTIRGIRLSARVSLVLELVSVAIILVLLVLALVWAGPNAWDPAQFSLEGVPFQGVAAGMVLGILGFVGFSSADALGREAKNPYKAIPRAIMWSALGVGVLYVFSAYTQIAILGDDLATVASPLEAISAQIGMPAWFGPVLTFGVGASFFAVVVAPLNVVGRIIYVMGKEGVVAERFGRTHERHLTPHRVLLVAGPAAIVLDVLLLAIGVHPMDIVVWVDTYGTYGYMVAYALVAIACVVYTRREQMRNGLVWVCATVAVVAMVYVFFANVWPVPAWPLNVIPYLFLITMIAALAWYLHLAKRRPDVIANIGNTETDALEGVG from the coding sequence ATGAGCGGGCCCGAGCTCGCGGCGCAGGCCATCGCCAACATCGCTCCGAGCGCGGTCATCGCGTTCACCGCGGCCGGCATCTTCATCGGCGCCGGCAACGGCACGATGCTCTCGTTCGTGCTCGCCACGATCGTGATCCTCGCGGTCGGCTACTGCGTCGCGGTGTTCGCCAAGAAGCACGCGTCGGCGGGTTCGCTCTACACCTACGTCGCGAAGGGCCTCGGCCCGTTCGGCGCCTACCTCGCGGGCGTCGCGCTGCTCATCGGCTGCTGGGGCATCGCCGCCGGCTCGCTCGGCGGGTCGGTCTCGTACTTCAACCAGTTCCTGCTGCTCATCGGCGTGCCGTTCGAGGGCGTGTTCGCGCAGATCACGCTCGCGATCGTGCTCGGCGGGCTCGCGACGCTCTTCACGATCCGCGGCATCCGCCTCTCGGCACGCGTCTCGCTCGTGCTCGAGCTCGTCTCGGTCGCGATCATCCTCGTGCTGCTCGTGCTCGCCCTCGTGTGGGCCGGCCCGAACGCCTGGGACCCGGCGCAGTTCTCGCTCGAAGGCGTGCCCTTCCAGGGCGTCGCCGCGGGCATGGTGCTCGGCATCCTGGGCTTCGTCGGCTTCTCGTCGGCCGATGCCCTCGGCCGTGAGGCGAAGAACCCGTACAAGGCGATCCCAAGGGCGATCATGTGGAGCGCCCTCGGCGTCGGCGTGCTCTACGTCTTCTCGGCCTACACGCAGATCGCGATCCTCGGCGACGACCTGGCAACGGTCGCGAGCCCCCTCGAGGCGATCTCGGCGCAGATCGGCATGCCGGCCTGGTTCGGCCCCGTGCTCACCTTCGGCGTCGGCGCCTCGTTCTTCGCCGTCGTCGTGGCCCCGCTCAACGTCGTCGGCCGCATCATCTACGTGATGGGCAAGGAGGGCGTCGTCGCCGAGCGCTTCGGCCGCACCCACGAGCGCCACCTCACGCCGCACCGCGTGCTGCTCGTCGCCGGCCCCGCCGCGATCGTGCTCGACGTGCTGCTGCTCGCGATCGGCGTGCACCCGATGGACATCGTCGTGTGGGTCGACACCTACGGCACCTACGGCTACATGGTCGCCTACGCCCTCGTCGCGATCGCGTGCGTCGTCTACACGCGCCGCGAGCAGATGCGCAACGGCCTGGTCTGGGTGTGCGCCACGGTCGCCGTCGTCGCCATGGTCTACGTGTTCTTCGCGAACGTGTGGCCGGTGCCGGCGTGGCCGCTCAACGTCATCCCCTACCTGTTCCTCATCACCATGATCGCCGCGCTCGCCTGGTACCTGCACCTCGCCAAGCGCCGCCCCGACGTGATCGCGAACATCGGCAACACCGAGACCGACGCGCTCGAGGGCGTCGGCTAG
- a CDS encoding NmrA family NAD(P)-binding protein, translating to MRIAVTTPTGNVGRHVVAMLVRAGVRPVVLARDPERLDPEIRPLVDAVAVDQFDAGSVSAATSDVDALYWVDPPAASADPLDDYRRATASAVRAVGDNGIARVVFQSSVGAEKRRGAGEIDGLATTEIALDATGADVTHLRCGYFFSNLELQLDQVRSGSLQIVLPVDHPMAWVAPRDIAEVAVTRLLSTEWHGRHVQAVHGPEDLSWRRVAEIVSAATGRSLHVERIPDEAMRDGMLGAGMPDTLVDALIGMSTGLRDGFVAEQPRSVQSTTPTTLACWAYDVLRPRLRRAAGGELGAR from the coding sequence ATGCGAATCGCCGTCACCACCCCGACCGGCAATGTCGGCCGCCACGTCGTCGCCATGCTCGTTCGGGCGGGAGTGCGACCCGTCGTGCTGGCACGCGATCCCGAGCGGCTCGACCCCGAGATCCGGCCGCTGGTGGACGCGGTGGCGGTCGACCAGTTCGATGCCGGGTCCGTGAGCGCAGCGACATCCGATGTCGACGCGCTCTACTGGGTCGACCCGCCCGCGGCGAGCGCCGATCCGCTCGACGACTACCGCCGCGCCACGGCGAGCGCGGTGCGCGCGGTCGGGGACAACGGCATCGCGCGGGTGGTCTTCCAGAGCAGCGTCGGAGCCGAGAAGCGCCGCGGAGCCGGCGAGATCGACGGCCTCGCCACTACCGAGATCGCGCTGGATGCCACCGGAGCCGATGTCACCCATCTGCGCTGCGGGTACTTCTTCAGCAACCTGGAACTCCAGCTCGACCAGGTGCGGTCGGGCAGCCTGCAGATCGTCCTTCCCGTCGATCATCCGATGGCCTGGGTCGCGCCGCGCGACATCGCCGAGGTCGCGGTCACCCGACTGCTCTCGACGGAGTGGCACGGCCGGCACGTCCAGGCCGTGCACGGACCGGAAGACCTCTCCTGGCGACGGGTCGCCGAGATCGTGTCGGCTGCGACCGGTCGGTCGCTCCACGTCGAACGGATCCCAGATGAGGCGATGCGCGACGGGATGCTCGGCGCCGGGATGCCCGACACCCTCGTCGACGCACTCATCGGCATGTCCACCGGGCTCCGCGACGGCTTCGTCGCCGAGCAGCCGCGATCCGTGCAGAGCACCACGCCGACGACGCTGGCCTGCTGGGCCTACGACGTGCTGCGGCCGCGGCTCCGACGAGCGGCCGGTGGCGAGCTGGGTGCACGCTGA
- a CDS encoding helix-turn-helix transcriptional regulator, with amino-acid sequence MESDPTARALTLLSVLQTGADWSAATLAERLGISARTVRRDVDRLRGLGYAITAKPGPGSVYRLGAGATIPPLLFTADEIAAIVAGLRLIAPRLQGDESAQVALAKLEQVLPPGLRRRADAIDLATEVLEEDHAVAAQDVGIVADAVAAAGRIRFAYLDGNAASSARLVDPYRHVLRAGRWYLVGFDLDRDEWRTFRFDRISGVERVPGTYRRREFPDASIGRWFATDFGRLG; translated from the coding sequence ATGGAGAGCGATCCGACCGCGCGCGCCCTGACCCTGCTGTCGGTGCTCCAGACAGGTGCCGACTGGAGTGCGGCCACGCTCGCCGAGCGACTCGGCATCAGCGCGCGAACCGTGCGGCGAGACGTCGATCGGCTCCGCGGGCTGGGCTACGCGATCACGGCGAAGCCCGGGCCCGGGAGCGTGTATCGGCTCGGCGCGGGCGCGACGATTCCACCGCTGCTCTTCACCGCCGACGAGATCGCGGCGATCGTCGCGGGCCTGCGTCTGATCGCGCCGCGACTGCAGGGGGACGAGAGCGCCCAGGTCGCCCTCGCGAAGCTCGAGCAGGTGCTGCCGCCCGGGCTCCGCCGTCGCGCCGACGCGATCGACCTCGCCACCGAGGTGCTCGAAGAGGACCACGCCGTCGCGGCGCAGGACGTCGGCATCGTCGCCGACGCCGTGGCGGCGGCCGGACGCATCCGGTTCGCCTACCTCGACGGGAACGCGGCCTCGTCTGCACGACTCGTCGACCCGTATCGGCACGTGCTCAGAGCGGGACGCTGGTATCTCGTCGGCTTCGATCTCGACCGCGACGAGTGGCGCACATTCCGCTTCGACCGCATCTCCGGCGTCGAGCGCGTGCCGGGCACGTATCGGCGGCGGGAGTTCCCGGATGCCTCGATCGGCCGCTGGTTCGCCACGGACTTCGGCAGGCTCGGCTGA
- a CDS encoding LLM class flavin-dependent oxidoreductase produces the protein MQRFGTLSFGHYGPLGGGRELSAADSMLQAIDLAQGMDELGVNGAYFRVHHFARQQASPMPLLAAIAARTQHIEVGTGVVDMRYENPLHLAEEAAAVDLISGGRLALGVSRGSPETVVRGYEAFGYTGSEDPRGADIARAHFDRFLEAVEGAGIAEADASSPFGGGASGLQRIEPYSPGLRSRIWWGAGNSDSAEWAGRRGVNLMSSTLLTEDRGLPFDELQAQQIQTFRAAWREAGHPGEPRTSVSRSIFPITTAEDELYFGGRQDGDGVGYIDGMRSTFGKTYAGTPDKLVEQLLRDAAIREADTLMLTIPSQLGVEFNLRLISAFAEHVAPSLGWEPANR, from the coding sequence GTGCAACGCTTCGGAACGCTCTCATTCGGACACTACGGCCCGCTCGGCGGCGGCCGCGAACTCTCGGCCGCCGACTCCATGCTGCAGGCGATCGACCTCGCCCAGGGCATGGACGAGCTCGGCGTGAACGGCGCGTACTTCCGCGTGCACCACTTCGCCCGCCAACAGGCGTCGCCGATGCCGCTGCTCGCGGCGATCGCAGCGCGCACGCAGCACATCGAGGTCGGCACGGGCGTCGTCGACATGCGCTACGAGAACCCGCTGCACCTCGCCGAGGAGGCGGCGGCCGTCGACCTCATCTCGGGCGGCCGGCTCGCGCTCGGCGTCAGCCGGGGATCACCCGAGACGGTCGTGCGCGGCTACGAGGCGTTCGGCTACACCGGCTCGGAGGACCCGCGCGGCGCCGACATCGCCCGCGCGCACTTCGACCGGTTCCTCGAGGCCGTCGAAGGCGCGGGCATCGCCGAAGCGGATGCCTCGTCGCCGTTCGGCGGCGGCGCGAGCGGCCTGCAGCGCATCGAGCCGTACTCCCCTGGCCTGCGTTCGCGCATCTGGTGGGGCGCCGGCAACAGCGATTCGGCCGAGTGGGCCGGGCGCCGCGGCGTGAACCTCATGTCGTCGACGCTGCTCACCGAAGACCGCGGCCTGCCGTTCGACGAGTTGCAGGCGCAGCAGATCCAGACGTTCCGTGCAGCCTGGCGCGAAGCCGGCCACCCCGGCGAGCCGCGCACCTCGGTGAGCCGTTCGATCTTCCCGATCACGACCGCGGAAGACGAGCTCTACTTCGGCGGCCGCCAGGACGGCGACGGCGTCGGCTACATCGACGGCATGCGCTCGACGTTCGGCAAGACCTATGCCGGCACCCCCGACAAGCTCGTCGAGCAGTTGCTGCGCGACGCGGCGATCCGCGAGGCGGACACCCTCATGCTCACGATCCCGAGCCAGCTGGGCGTCGAGTTCAACCTGCGACTCATCTCCGCCTTCGCCGAGCACGTCGCGCCGAGCCTCGGCTGGGAACCCGCCAACCGCTGA
- a CDS encoding alpha/beta hydrolase, translating into MEFHRDAATEAETARWQGHPQGRPGWTPTRDGRRLFFQAVDGPGPTVVFEAGIASTRSIWGLVQPAVGGDARSVVYDRAGLGLSPRATGSRRLHELADDLNDLLDHLDGERESDAGFVLVGHSWGGPIVRLAASVRPERIRALVLVDPADEDCELYYSPATERATRIQNALFPGLARIGLLRWVYGLTAGSLPSQIRADVRREMYTPGAVATQIAESTSMSDDLRELRAASIDVPAIPLTIISGGKSAGVGAEGRRQLIAAHRARAERAEHGRHVIASRSGHVVMLSEPEVVAAEIQQVLRASSR; encoded by the coding sequence ATGGAATTCCACCGGGATGCTGCGACTGAGGCAGAGACCGCTCGGTGGCAGGGGCATCCTCAGGGGAGACCCGGCTGGACCCCGACGAGGGACGGCAGACGCCTCTTCTTCCAGGCCGTCGACGGCCCTGGGCCGACCGTCGTCTTCGAGGCCGGCATCGCATCGACTCGTTCGATCTGGGGACTCGTTCAACCGGCCGTCGGAGGCGACGCACGGTCCGTCGTCTACGACCGCGCCGGACTCGGCCTGAGCCCGCGGGCCACGGGATCGCGCCGGCTCCACGAGCTCGCTGATGACCTCAACGATCTGCTCGATCATCTCGACGGAGAACGCGAGAGCGATGCCGGCTTCGTGCTCGTCGGACACAGCTGGGGCGGCCCGATCGTGCGCCTCGCCGCATCCGTTCGGCCCGAGCGCATCCGCGCTCTCGTGCTGGTCGATCCGGCGGATGAGGACTGCGAGCTCTACTACTCGCCGGCCACCGAACGGGCTACTCGGATTCAGAACGCCCTGTTTCCCGGGCTCGCCCGCATCGGTCTCCTGAGATGGGTGTACGGGCTGACGGCCGGCTCCCTCCCGTCGCAGATCCGGGCGGATGTGCGACGGGAGATGTACACGCCCGGGGCGGTCGCAACCCAGATCGCCGAATCGACATCGATGTCGGACGACCTCCGGGAGCTGCGGGCGGCATCCATCGACGTTCCCGCGATACCGCTGACGATCATCTCGGGAGGGAAGAGCGCCGGCGTGGGAGCGGAGGGGCGTCGCCAGCTCATTGCCGCGCATCGTGCTCGTGCGGAACGCGCCGAACACGGCCGGCATGTGATCGCCTCGCGTTCCGGCCACGTCGTCATGCTCAGCGAGCCTGAGGTCGTCGCGGCCGAGATCCAGCAGGTTCTGCGCGCATCATCGCGATGA
- a CDS encoding MarR family winged helix-turn-helix transcriptional regulator, which produces MAQHPPGELPILLIGSFREVIDELHEQLRELGFEDLRPLHGFALQSIAEGGVSISEFARRLGVTKQAAARTAASMESLGLVDRHVDPDDARASVITRTPRANDFLAASGRLLGERETEWRRQLGADRYDTMISCLQQLRAAEPFTAIPGWLGRTTRI; this is translated from the coding sequence ATGGCGCAACACCCTCCCGGCGAATTGCCGATCCTCCTCATCGGGTCGTTTCGCGAGGTCATCGACGAGCTGCACGAGCAGCTCCGAGAGCTCGGCTTCGAAGACCTCCGGCCGCTCCATGGGTTCGCGTTGCAGTCGATCGCCGAAGGCGGTGTGTCGATCAGCGAGTTCGCGCGGCGACTCGGCGTGACGAAGCAGGCCGCGGCCAGGACGGCCGCCTCGATGGAGTCGCTCGGTCTGGTCGACCGCCACGTCGATCCCGATGACGCACGGGCATCCGTCATCACTCGCACCCCGCGTGCGAACGACTTCCTCGCGGCGAGCGGACGCCTCCTCGGCGAACGGGAGACGGAGTGGCGGCGGCAGCTCGGCGCCGACCGTTACGACACCATGATCAGCTGCCTCCAGCAGTTGCGCGCCGCAGAGCCGTTCACGGCCATCCCGGGATGGCTCGGTCGGACGACGCGGATCTGA
- a CDS encoding cupin domain-containing protein, producing the protein MSAGQPGPRHIIDSEQIWTVLTGEASFHSESDQFAVTAGDTVIVPADVVRTVIASSDCEFLVCGSPSALASIPGSDAAPVAPPWVR; encoded by the coding sequence ATGTCCGCGGGTCAACCGGGTCCACGGCACATCATCGACTCCGAGCAGATCTGGACCGTGCTGACCGGCGAAGCATCGTTCCACTCCGAGTCCGACCAGTTCGCCGTCACTGCCGGTGACACCGTCATCGTGCCGGCCGATGTCGTGCGCACCGTCATCGCGTCGAGCGACTGCGAGTTCCTGGTCTGCGGGAGCCCGAGCGCCCTGGCCTCGATTCCGGGCAGCGACGCGGCCCCGGTCGCCCCGCCGTGGGTGCGATGA
- a CDS encoding YceI family protein, translating to MQKRTKIITVSIVAGVLVLGATAAIAGPIVYRDLIVGEAESAPSVTAAPSATAEAGTEASDLTGEWIVADGSFAGYRVDEVLNGTDVTVTGRTSDVTGSFTVDGLSLTSASLEVDVASIATDSGNRDEYFRSTALRVDEFPTATFVLTEPITVDAAPVVGEVQTVQATGELTLAGVTRAVTVDLDAVWNGSDGQVAGSIPITFADFGVEAPNLGFVSVEPEGSIEFSLVLARG from the coding sequence GTGCAGAAGCGCACGAAGATCATCACCGTCTCGATCGTCGCCGGCGTGCTCGTGCTCGGCGCGACCGCCGCCATCGCAGGACCGATCGTCTACCGCGACCTCATCGTCGGCGAGGCCGAGTCGGCACCGTCGGTGACGGCGGCGCCGTCCGCGACGGCCGAGGCGGGCACCGAGGCATCCGATCTCACCGGCGAGTGGATCGTGGCGGACGGGTCATTCGCGGGCTACCGCGTCGACGAGGTGCTGAACGGCACCGACGTGACGGTGACCGGGCGCACCTCCGACGTGACGGGCTCCTTCACGGTCGACGGGCTGAGCCTGACCTCCGCCTCGCTCGAGGTCGACGTCGCGTCGATCGCGACCGACTCGGGCAACCGCGACGAGTACTTCCGCTCGACCGCCCTGCGCGTCGACGAGTTCCCGACCGCAACCTTCGTGCTGACCGAGCCGATCACGGTCGACGCGGCGCCCGTCGTCGGAGAGGTGCAGACGGTGCAGGCGACCGGCGAGCTCACCCTCGCGGGCGTCACGCGGGCGGTCACCGTCGACCTCGACGCGGTCTGGAACGGCAGCGACGGCCAGGTCGCCGGCAGCATCCCGATCACCTTCGCCGACTTCGGCGTCGAGGCGCCGAACCTCGGCTTCGTCTCGGTCGAGCCCGAAGGGTCGATCGAGTTCTCGCTGGTGCTCGCGCGGGGCTGA